In Myxococcus stipitatus, the following are encoded in one genomic region:
- a CDS encoding DUF3618 domain-containing protein, protein MGASNGSPKPLGPRTSAMLRADIERTRAELATSVSELREEVAFVADWREWVRRHPYACVGAAFAVGYLLGSRR, encoded by the coding sequence ATGGGCGCTAGCAACGGATCTCCCAAGCCCCTGGGGCCGCGCACGAGCGCGATGTTGCGCGCGGACATCGAGAGGACACGCGCGGAGCTGGCCACCTCGGTGAGCGAGCTGCGCGAGGAAGTGGCCTTCGTCGCTGACTGGCGCGAGTGGGTGCGCCGCCATCCCTACGCGTGTGTGGGCGCGGCGTTCGCGGTGGGCTACTTGCTGGGCTCTCGTCGCTGA
- a CDS encoding YtxH domain-containing protein, translating to MNLNALKKMDKDDLLNLIGLETRRSAAEDVLPVLGAFAAGLLVGAGLGLLFAPKPGNQLRDDLRNRLQGGQDYLSNAMGRGEGAQSQGGPVSRTS from the coding sequence ATGAACCTGAACGCCCTCAAGAAGATGGACAAGGACGACCTGCTCAACCTCATCGGCCTGGAGACCCGTCGCAGCGCGGCGGAGGATGTCCTTCCGGTCCTGGGTGCCTTCGCCGCGGGCCTGTTGGTGGGCGCGGGCCTGGGGCTGCTCTTCGCGCCCAAGCCGGGCAACCAACTGCGAGACGACCTGCGCAACCGGCTGCAGGGGGGCCAGGACTACCTCTCGAACGCGATGGGGCGTGGCGAGGGCGCCCAGTCGCAGGGGGGCCCGGTCTCCCGGACCTCTTGA
- a CDS encoding phage holin family protein: MHVGSEQTERGLAALVGRMAESFSRLVTQHLQLARLELTEDLKATGMNVALIVAFVPFILVGYAFACGALAAVLAPSMGWAGALGVVALLNLAAGGGGVAWALQRLKTRRMMDDTADELSRSMAAFAAPAPVASGHTLQGGDGHLFKEPTNGR; this comes from the coding sequence ATGCACGTGGGGAGCGAACAGACGGAGCGTGGGCTCGCCGCGCTCGTCGGCCGCATGGCGGAGAGCTTCAGCCGGCTGGTGACGCAGCACCTGCAGCTGGCGCGGCTGGAGCTGACGGAGGACTTGAAGGCCACCGGGATGAACGTGGCGCTGATTGTCGCCTTCGTTCCCTTCATCCTCGTGGGCTATGCGTTCGCGTGTGGAGCGCTCGCGGCGGTGCTGGCCCCGAGCATGGGATGGGCGGGGGCGCTGGGAGTTGTGGCCCTGCTCAATCTGGCGGCGGGTGGGGGCGGCGTGGCGTGGGCCCTGCAGCGCCTGAAGACGCGGCGGATGATGGATGACACGGCGGACGAGCTGTCCCGTAGCATGGCGGCATTCGCCGCCCCGGCTCCGGTCGCCTCGGGCCATACTCTTCAGGGTGGAGACGGTCATCTCTTCAAGGAGCCCACAAATGGGCGCTAG